A genomic stretch from Setaria italica strain Yugu1 chromosome VII, Setaria_italica_v2.0, whole genome shotgun sequence includes:
- the LOC101771155 gene encoding probable BOI-related E3 ubiquitin-protein ligase 2, translated as MAVQARHLSHAFPPYLHSFRAMDDVGVVPGTAFFDEYGLSAPAPGLGGTPVLGDFPRSELTCNYGFEPRKRPRVTAEAAGSLEDRSVVLPPAVAQELVAAVPVGNGQRRAAGSGTASTSGRLANGAAVSQPQGLLSRLCYHQDAEIDALLTLESERMRAVLEAARRRHARALLAAVDRAASGRLRAAEAELERALRHNAELEEKARQMGAECQAWMDVAQSHEAVAAGLRATLDQLLQSPRAAAGAIGAAREGDAEDAQSCCFEAPAAGAGAASRTAASSSCRACGGGDACVLLLPCRHLCLCLSCEAAVDACPICAAAKNASLHVLLS; from the exons ATGGCAGTGCAGGCGCGCCACCTCTCCCACGCTTTCCCCCCCTACCTCCACTCCTTCAG GGCTATGGACGACGTGGGGGTGGTGCCGGGCACGGCGTTCTTCGACGAGTACGGCTTGAgcgcgccggcgccagggctCGGCGGCACGCCGGTGCTCGGTGACTTCCCGCGCAGCGAGCTGACGTGCAACTACGGTTTCGAGCCGAGGAAGCGGCCGCGCgtgacggcggaggcggcgggttCCTTGGAGGATCGCAGCGTGGTCCTGCccccggcggtggcgcaggaACTTGTGGCGGCAGTGCCAGTGGGCAACGGGCAGAGAAGGGCGGCGGGTTCCGGCACGGCGTCCACGAGCGGGAGATtggccaatggcgccgccgtctCGCAGCCGCAGGGCCTCCTGTCGAGGCTGTGCTACCACCAGGACGCGGAGATCGACGCGCTCCTAACACTCGAG AGCGAGAGGATGCGCGCGGTGCTGGAGGCGGCCCGGCGCAGGCACGCCCGGGCGCTGCTGGCGGCCGTGGACCGCGCCGCGTCGGGGCGGCtgcgcgcggcggaggccgagcTGGAGCGCGCGCTCCGCCACAACGCGGAGCTGGAGGAGAAGGCCCGGCAGATGGGGGCCGAGTGCCAGGCGTGGATGGACGTCGCCCAGAGCCacgaggccgtcgccgccggcctccgcgccacGCTCGACCAGCTCCTGCAGTCGCCTCGCGCGGCAGCCGGCGCGATTGGCGCTGCCCGCGAGGGTGACGCCGAGGACGCGCAGTCGTGCTGCTtcgaggcgccggcggcgggcgccggcgcggcgtccAGGACCgcagcgtcgtcgtcgtgcagggcgtgcggcggcggggacgcgtGCGTGCTGCTGCTCCCGTGCCGGCACCTGTGCCTCTGCCTCTCGTGCGAGGCCGCCGTGGACGCGTGCCccatctgcgccgccgccaagaACGCCTCGCTCCATGTCCTGCTGTCCTGA